The genomic stretch GATTGCAGTCGATGGCGGACCGCTACACCTACCTGCCTCACGTCGGGCTGCTGCTGGCAGTGGTATGGCTTGCCGGGAGATTCTGCGCGGCCTCACCTGCCAGGACCGTCGCTGCGGTCCTGCTCTGCGTGGCGGTCCTCGGCATCCTGGGGGCGCAGTCCGTTCGTCAGGTCAGGTACTGGCGCGATGACGAACTGCTGTTTCGCCACGCCCTCGCGGTCACGCGCGCCAACCACGTCGCCTTGAGCAATCTGGCGAACATCTTGATCGAGCGGGGGGAGTTGCGAGAGGGGATCGAGTTGACGCGCCAATCGCTCCTTCTCCGGCCGCAAGAGGCCGTTGCGCACAACAACATGGGAATCGCCCTCGCGAAACTGGGACGTCTCGACGAGGCGCGGCCATGGTTCGAAACTGCGCTGCGGCTTGATCCGGCGTACCTCCCCGCCATGCGCAACCTCGATCTTCTGCGGCGCCGCATCGGACTGCGCCAGCAAGGTCCGGTTCGCCCGGCTTTCTAGGGGCCGTGCAAATCGGCGACTCCACGATTCATGGCACGGGAATCGGCATCTGTGAGTACAATGTGTCGGTCTGGAAAGCAGATCGCGGTGCGATCGGAGGCGGGGTGAGCGCGAGGCACATTCATGCCAGGCCATGAGGAGAATCCGGTGGAATTCACCTGCGAGCTGACGGTCCGCCTCTACGACACCGACGCGGCGGGCTTCCTCTTCTACGGGTCGCAGTTCCGCCTCGCGCACGCCGCGCTCGAGGAGTTCCTCCAGCACCTGGGCCTGCCGATCGGCGAGGTCCTGCGCCGGCGCGAGGTGCTCTTCCCCGTCGTCCACGCCGAGGCCGACTACCGCGCGCCGCTGAGCGCGGGCGACCGGCTGACGGTGCGCGTCGGCGTGCGGGCGATCGGCGAGCGCTCGTTCACCATCGCCTACCGCTTCCTGCTCCCCGGCGGCCGGGAGGCCGGCGGCGCGCTCACGGTGCACTCCGCGCTGGACACGGCGACCGGCGCCTCGTGCCCGTTGCCGGAGGCGCTGCGCGCGGCGCTTGGGCCGTATCTCGACGTCGCCTAGCGTCTCGTCCCGGGAGTCACGATCTCGAAATCCCCCCTTCCCCCCTTTGCCAAAGGGGGAGAGGGGCGTTCCCAGGTGTCGCCAGCCGGGCCAGCTCCCGCCGATCCGGCTTCATCCCCTCCGCGACGTCCGGCCAGGGCAGGTAGCGCACCGGCGCCTTGAAGCCGGGAAGCGTGCGGCGCAGGAACGCGCCGAGCGCGGCCGGATCAGGAAGGTGCCCGGAAGCCGTGCGCAGGAACGCGGCCGGGCGCGCGCCGAACTCGGCGTCGGGCACCGGCACGACGATCGCGTCCAGCGTGCCGGGGAAGTCCACCAGCGCGCGCTCGATCTCCTCCGGGTGGATGTTCTCGCCGCCGGAGACGAACATGTTGTCGCGCCGGCCGTCGACGACGAGCCGGCCCGCCGCGTCCAGGTGGCCAAGGTCGCCGGTGTGGAACCAACCGCCTCGGTCCCGGGCGGCGCGGACCTCCCCGCCCTCGAGGTAGCCCGCAAAGAGCGTGCGCCCGCGGACGAGGATCTCGCCGCCGGCGTCGAGCGCGATCTCGCGAAACGGCAGCGGGCGGCCGGCCGTGCGCAGCGCCTCCGGCGGGTCGCCGGGGCGGGTCGCGGCGGCCTGCGAGGCCGTCTCGGTCGAGCCGTAGCTGGTGACGAGGCGCGCGCCCAACCGCGCGGCCTCATCGAGCAGCGGCGCCGCCACCGGCCCGCCGCCGAGGAGCGCCGCCTTGAGCGAGCGCAGCGCCTCGCGGCCGCGCGCGTCGCCGAGCAACCGGAAGAGCTGCGTGGCAACGAGCGAGACGTGCGTGATGCCGCGGACGAGGATCGCGTCCGCGAGCGGCTGGTCCCGGTCGGCGAGGACGACCGCCGCGCCGCCCTGGAGGCAGCGGAAGATCACCGCGAGGCCGCCGACGTGCCACAGCGGCAGCGAGAGCAGCCAGCGGTCGCCGGGGCGCAGCGGGATGTTGCGGTTCGACCCGACGGC from bacterium encodes the following:
- a CDS encoding thioesterase family protein gives rise to the protein MEFTCELTVRLYDTDAAGFLFYGSQFRLAHAALEEFLQHLGLPIGEVLRRREVLFPVVHAEADYRAPLSAGDRLTVRVGVRAIGERSFTIAYRFLLPGGREAGGALTVHSALDTATGASCPLPEALRAALGPYLDVA
- the menE gene encoding o-succinylbenzoate--CoA ligase, with the protein product PGAVPALLARVGCRRLVAADGAAVPATGGIDPLDARMFWSAGAETQSPGGYGDEPRASGARDSGAIPPFIPDAPATIVFTSGSTGAPKAALHSFANHWASAVGSNRNIPLRPGDRWLLSLPLWHVGGLAVIFRCLQGGAAVVLADRDQPLADAILVRGITHVSLVATQLFRLLGDARGREALRSLKAALLGGGPVAAPLLDEAARLGARLVTSYGSTETASQAAATRPGDPPEALRTAGRPLPFREIALDAGGEILVRGRTLFAGYLEGGEVRAARDRGGWFHTGDLGHLDAAGRLVVDGRRDNMFVSGGENIHPEEIERALVDFPGTLDAIVVPVPDAEFGARPAAFLRTASGHLPDPAALGAFLRRTLPGFKAPVRYLPWPDVAEGMKPDRRELARLATPGNAPLPLWQRGEGGISRS